The nucleotide sequence ATGTCCCGTTTTGAACAATATACAACAGAAAGACAGTGGGATGACATCAACACGACCTAAGCTTAATTCGAATAATCAGTTATAAATATAAGCAAAACGTCCTTTGTGAATCGATTGCTTTCATTTGCGTTTAAGTTTGGAATCAGGTAATAATATAGTTTACATGTTTTTCGTTTAAGTTCCTAGTTCTAAAGTTATTGCGCGAAATGATAGAGCTGATACATtcaagaaaacttttttttttcaattttattttttcatgagtTTAAACCAAAGTAATCGAGACTTGATCTATGAAAAaaagcttgatgcatgtgcgtaaagtgtcgttcaagattagcctttgcggacggaCGACACGGTATTTTTCGCTAAAATCTCTctttagcgaaaatccaatttagacaaAAAAGTGTCTTGTCTGATaagcctgataagcctgtgtggacagcacaggctaatctgggacgacactttacgcaaatgcatcaagctccgttttcccagtgCAAGGCTCAACTATATTATTTGCATACCATTTTTTCAACTGGAAACTACGAACATCACAGTGAAAATCATATGCGGTCAATTCAGCCACGTAAGTTATAACCGGTTTGCGTAAAGGAGCATCGTTTTTTAAGGTGAAAAAAACAtcggatttttttcttttttgtttacattataacaaaatttaacttactttatttcGTCGAGTTTCGCTAGCTGAAGCGATGCAGAGACCGATACAAAcacgttttgtttttattggtccTTGAGCGATGCAATGAAAGATGAATAAAACGTTgtgctttaaattgtttgtcaGCACAATTATCGCCGTTTGCAAACAAGGGAGCGTAATGCGGTCtttgtaaaattatttgaaaGCTCGGTTGTCTCCCTTAGAAAATCAATGGAATACATGCGATACGTTTATGATTTTTTGCAACCACAGATTTTCCCTTGGTCGCTAATGCATTATGCAGCGTATGTAACACTTAATATAAACCTAATATCTTTACAACAGTAATTTGAACCTTTAAACGCGTAAAAAGTTTTGGCTTTATGtagtttttacttaaaaaattatCAATACACACTATTAAGAAAATCTCAAAATCTTTTTAATATACGTCCCTggattttaaaatacaattaacaatgCGTCAGtcttgaataaaaacaaacaacaggaTCAGGTTATTACGCATGGACAGGCATACAGATTTAAACCCTTTTAAACTAAATTTCGCAAACTTTTGTTAAgcgtacatttaaatataacaatgagTCGTGTTATCAACACAATGTCAACAAGACTTTTGAATATAAATTTGTTATCGCACGCACATAGAAATATTGCCATTTTCCGTTTTCAGACGCTACATGTATCGATTGAGCCAGTCAATGAGTTCCCGCCATACTTTTTCAATCGTCCATATAACATAACCATCCCAGAGGTATGAGATcacctttagtttaaacctatttattttagttgcaTCGAAAGCATAATGCTTATTGATACACACTTGAGTCCATTTCCTAGATAGAACATGTATGCGTGGTATGTGTTGGAgatataaagaacgctcccatggtGGAGTCAAAACCGTAACCTCCCGAACGCTatgcggacacaatatccactacaCAAGGTTTTCATTTAAACGTACTCGGGTAAATTATATCAAAGAAACCTGTGCGTTGATTGACGAACTGGCATTTTTGCAACTGATTTTATAGTTTCAAAAAAGAATAAAGACTGTGTTTACATGTGCATGAGAGCATTACGGGCATAACAATAACTAAATAAACTGAGAGACATGAACTGGGCCTGTATTCGCCAACCGAATCGTGGACTTACgtttaattataaataagtatTGTGTATGATCATATAACAGACTTCaggtaaatacttttaaataagtattatatGTTGGACATTTATGTTCGTTGATTCGTGGGTTGACCGATCCACGAATTAAACACAATCACATCGAAAAATGACCGACGCAAATTCCTCatgtgttttcttaaaaaaaaaaatccgcgTATTTACGTGTCCATGagaaagtaataaaaaaaaatcatgccgACGAAATTAAACGATTTTACAGTATCTTCTTTTTCATTAATTGTAGTTGTGTGATGTTAACTATATACTGTTCATACCAGAATACGCAAGTAGGCGCCTCTGTGTTTGAAGTGAGGTCCAAGATGGGAGACCTTGATGAACCCGCTGATGTCATCAAAGAATTCCGACTAGATCAGTATCTTATACCGCAGGTATTCGATTGCGTGCCTATGCGTGCTTGTGTGATTGCGTGTATGCGATTGCGTGCCTATGTGGCGTGTGTGATTGCGTGTATGAGATTGCGTGTCTATGAGTGTGTGTGTGATTGCGTGTATGCGATTGCGTGCCTATGCGTGCTAGTGTGATTGCGTGTATGACATTGCGTGTCAATAAGTGTGTGTGTGATTGCGTGTATGCGATTGCGTGCCTATGCGTGCTAGTGTGATTGCGTGTATGAGATTGCGTGTCAATAAGTGTGTGTGTGATTGCGTGTATGCGATTGTGTGCCTATGCGTGCTTGTGTGATTGCGTGTATGCGATTGCGTGCCTATGTGGCGTGTGTGATTGCGTGTATGCGATTGCGTGTCTATGAGTATGTGTGTGATTGCCTGTATGCGATTTCGTGCCTATGCGTGCTTTTGTGATTGCGTGTCTGCGATTGCGTGTCAATGTGTGCGTGTGTGATTGCGTGTTTGCGATTGAATGAGATCGTACAGCTAGGCGTGTTTGCGTGTCTTTAATTGTGTAGCCTCGTGTGTGATTGAGTGTCTATTGGTACGTGATTGTATGTGATTGCGTGTAATTTTATATGATTGTGTGTctattagtgtgtgtgtgtgtgtgtgtgtgtgtgtgtgattgcGTGTATGCGATTGCGTGTCTATTTGTGCGTGTGTGATTGCGTGTACGCGATTGCGAGTCTATGAGTGCATGTGTGATTGCGTGTACGCGATTTCGAGTCTATGAGTGCGTGTGTGATTGCATGTATGCGACTGCGAGTCTATGCATGCTTGTGATTGTGTGTATGCGATTAAAGGAGATCGTACAGCTCTGCGTGTTTGCGTGTCTATAATTGTGTAGCCTTGTGTGTGATTATATGTCTGTTGGTATGTGATATTATGTGATTGCGTGTATGTTTGTATGAATGCGTGTAAGTGTTTGTGATTGCTTGACGATCGCGAAGTTTGAAGATGAAATGTATATCAACTACAAATGTACAAAATAACCTCTTGCAGTACGATGGGCGTCGACATTTTGCGATGAACAGCTCGACAGGCGTGATTGAGAGCCGCGATATGATCGACTACGACACCATAGGTACAACCAAGTTCTTGATGCTGAAAATCGTCGCCATGGTATGAATGGCCGCTGGGACGCGTTTTAAGGGAAATTGTGCCAGCGCTTATAATTCAATTAACGAGTTAACCACAGTTTAGAATATGGACAATCCGGAAAGTATCGCGTTAGAATCAAACCATTCagtttttaaatgacgtcatgcatgtgaaatttaacatatttttgacaGATAGGGCAAATTATAGGAGACACCTCGTCCTAGATAATCTCAATACATATAGAATAGATATTTTATAGTATTGTATTAAGAACCTCTATATTAAAACCGTCCATCTGATGTTGTAAAGTTAGCCCTTTTTATggattaaataaatgaaaactaaagtaCGCTGTGAAACTAAAACTAGATGAATAGTAGATCAGAATTTGCGATTGAATCGTTCATTAGTTCGATTTCCCGTGTTTTATAGGATATTGATGGACAAGAAGAATCCACAACGTTGAACATCACCATTATGGATGTTGACGATCTCACTCTGCGTTTCTTGCGAAAACCATGTGATGACGTCACCGCAATGTGTGACGTCACCGTTTACACAGCAGAGATTGATCGTCATTTTCAGGTATTATGTTTAATTGAATGATACAAAATCATGTATACcatttaaatactgtttaaataCTTAACAATGCATTAATACTTGTTTAAGTTAAGGTCACTTGTACAAGAACGATTTATGAACAATAAACCACTAGTTTAATGTATAGAATAggtttgtgtgatgtttgtcagtttaattttgtttgaaataatgtgtATGTGTCCATAATTTTTTAATGATCTGATATTTCGGGCGTATACTTCtccaaatatttataaatgaacatAATCAATTTAAAGATCTTTGATTTAAATACGCTGCATCTATGATTAATACTTAGTTTTTACATGGGTAGTTAGCACCGAATAGTAAGTTATTTCGAAAATTCAATAGTTAGCGGCTGGAAAGTTTATTTTCTGTTCATTATTTAAGGGCTCGCTGAATGTCCGGCCATCTCATGTGCATGCACGAGACGGTGACGTAGGTCTTAATTATGACGTCACATATTCCATAGAACCAGGTCACGTGACTTTTCCATTCTGTATTGCTGTCCTGAATCAAACTCAAGTGCCTCATTataactatttattattattattatttgacctTACAGACGCGATAATACTTGGCAAAAAGTCACGATAAGTTCATGTTTAATACAAGAAAAATACCCGTTGattcttaataaatatataatcaaaatatGCATACTTTCTTAAATAACGTGACTAGATTTGCATACTGTTATCTCATTTTTATTCGTGCGACATTATTTTTCGTTGATTCCGTTGGTTGACAAGTCCACGAATTATTAACAAACGAAAATACCTGTAGACGaaaaagtctttttttttaaagaaaaaaacaacacgaaaTTTTATACCGACGAATatgaatgattttacagtattctTTATTTATAAGAGCCTTTGTATCCCTGTTATATTTAGGCTTTATAAACaccatttactttatttttaaaactgtagTGCTTTATTAATATCCATCAACTTAGTTTTTTTGACTGCAGATGACGGAGTTGTCAATATCAACAACTTCACGGAAGAGTTGAGCGTCGCGTCATCGTTTGAGATGGTCAAGAATATGACGTCAGGCGAGACGCTTTCGCTGACATTCAACATTATGGTAATCTGTAATTTACGTCAAATTGctaaacataaaaatgtctttGTGTATGTGTTCAGTCTGCGATTTCTCGACCTTTTCTTAACCCGATTGATGCTCTTATTTCAATAATCAACATTTTCTGTTCACTTGATGGTACAACGTACAACAAGTTACCGACATTGGCATTGCACGTGATCCCCGCTttaggaaaaccgggcttaatacatgcacaggctaataagggacgaccaTTTCCGATGTTAtgttaattttcgtttaaagaaagattcttcttagcaaataatccagtttttgcagaaagtgttgtcccagaatagcctgtgtggaatttacaggctaatctgggacgacacttaacacacatgcattgccTTTGGTTTTCCCATATATATGCGCGTCTCATATGTACTTtgtcttaaaaaaatatcaatgcAAACTGTATTAAGTTATGAAAGTAGCAAGCTTACGATAATCTTTGTTAACAGATTTTAGGACTTTCGTGAACTAACTTATGTCTAAATTGAGTTTCAGTTAAgttttattaattgatttaataaattaaatcagTAGCAATATGGCTGAAGTTATTTTGTtctaatttatacattttattagcATTTCAGGCGACGGAAGTGTCCGAGCGGAAGAGGAACGCCAGCGTCCCATTGATGTTACGTGTTTTTCACGAGTTTTCCGCAGTactaacaggctaatcagggacgacaatttccgcttttatgacatttttcgtttaaatgaagtctcttcttagcaaaaatccaatttaggcggaaaatgtggtccctgataagcctgtgcggactgcacaggttaatctgggtagacactttacgcacatacattatgcccagttttctcagaacacggctctaTTTATGCAcaatactgtttttgttttgatttagatTTATGAATTGTTAAGTTAAGTATTGGGAATGAATGAGTTTCTAATTGATTGATATTGTAAGAATGCTTGTCCATAGTTGAGAAGTGTCTTTTAAGTGTGGATTGATGAACAGCTTCAACCCGACtggaaaacaaaaaggtttttggttttatttcatGACATGCTCACATCAACTGTTATAAGGCGACACAATTGTTTAGAATATCTCAATTTATAGCCCACCTTATGTTTATTGCTGTATTTTTTATGCCCaatcccccttcgaagaagaggggttatattgttttgctagatgaaggtcggtcggtcggtctgtctgtcggtcggtcagagtctgtcggtagaccagttcgtttccgatcaataacttttgAACTATTGACCGATTgccttgatacttcacatatgcattggccttggacagttgctgacccctattgaaataaggctcactaggttaaaggtcaaggtcattgtcacaataagtgtgaaatcgtttccgatcaattactcgtcaacgaaaacctgattggcttgatacttcatatgtgcattggccttggacagtagatggcccctattgaaattggagtcactaggtcaaaggtcaaggtcactgtcatgataagtgtgaaaatcgtttccgatctataactcgtcaacaaattgaccgattgacttgatacttcacatgtgcattggccttggacagtacatgactcctattgaaatttgggtcacaaggtcaaaggtcaaagtcacaataAGTTGGAAAATCAAGGCCCtgtttcgggggcatatgtctccgaccgccgaactcttgtttcattttttttatttgacgaAATTTCAGGCCAAccaatttaataatttcacaGTATGAGTTTCTCACCACTTGTTTTAAGGGCCTCTGGCTTCTCTGTCATAGCTTATTTCCATTTCTGTCTCTTTTTGATTCAAATTCAACTATTTATGTTGGGTTTAATTGATTCAACATTGTAATTTATGTGGAAAATTTAGTTTTTTCCAGTACATTTATGTTGTCATTTCATGatgttattgcatttttttcaggaAGGACTGTTATGGTTTGATCACGTATGATATAACTATAAGCTATGTATTAAAATAACTGATTAGCAATTATGCAGATTAATTGATTGCGCAGAAGTAAAATAGTAGCCATTTTTGTTCCGATTCGCCCGTTTTCCTGGCTTGAAATTCTTTTTTCTCCTTTTGGCTTTTGAAATCGGTGTGCGCGACGGCGTTTTACATGGTTTTGACTTAAACACGGTAATGTATGGTACTcattagagtcgcgttctgagaaaactgggcataatgcttgtgcgtaaattgtcatcccagattagcctttgcagtccgcacaggctaatcagggacgacaatttacgcttttatggaatttttcgttgaaatgatgtctcttcttagcgaaaatcatgttacggcggaaagtgtcgtccctgataagcctgtgcggactgcacaggctaatctgggatgacaatttacgcacatgcattatacccagttttctcagaacgcaactcattaGTTCAGCTTTCTTATCCTGTTACTTGTTTAAACACTGTGCGCTTCCTTTGTCTACTTTGACTTTTGGTCTTCTGgatttcttgttaaaaaatctttattttttgtttccttttgcatattaaaaaaaattgaaaatattgaaatggtGTCAAATATTCGCATACTTTATAAggaaaaaagttaaatattaacatataataagtttttttgtaATGCtaaaaagttatattaatataAGAGTGTTTGCGagttaaaatgcatttaaaatgtaaatgagAAATATGGTTTTCACTCTGTTagatttgtatttgtataattcTGTATAATTCTTTATGgtgtattgattgacgaataaaCAGATAAAACATGTCACTGCACTTGTTGTtgcttgtgttgttgttgtaacgGTTGTAACCaagataaataatcaaaatttataatTTCTTGAGGTGTTTGTTTGTGAACATATTTGCTATATTTTTAGTTTACAGACATCATGCTTGCAATTGACTGATATccaattacttttttttattgatttccaGTTTGCAATTGACCGATATCCATTTTGTAATTGACTTatactgcggactgcacaggcaaatcttggaccacacttaacgcacaagcattaagcccggtttttccagaacgcggctcataagTAAACGTAGATGTAggtgctttttatgcccccttcttcgaagaagagggggtctattgtttttggcctgtgtgTCATTATGTCTGTGACTCTGTCTGTCTTAAAAACTTAAACCtcggtcataactttttcaatattgaagatagcaacttgatattatgcatgcatatgtatctcatggagctgcacattttgagaggtgaaaggtcaaggtcaaggtcattcttcaatgtcaaaggtcaaatatatgaatCAAAAGCGctcaaaagggggcattgtgtttctgacaaacacatcccttgttcATGTATGCTTCATTTGAAAAAAGTGTATTGAAATTTAACACAATTAGGCTGTACGATGTTTAATAAGACAAGCTTTCATATGACGAATATGTTACCTCAGGTGCTCTCGTTTATTCGTCATATTTTCTCTTCACGAAGAATGGGTGAGTCAAACCATATAAGAACCGTAACTCCAAGTTTCTCAAAATGTTAGTTGTTCCCCTTtatttgattttgacctttgaatgaaaCTAAGGATTGAATGTTTGTATGTCTGAATTTATTGACACAGAAAAAGACGATATAAGCAGAAAGAACGATTTAAAAGGGCAATTTTGCGATTGCTGTGTACATTGTAGTTTATACCAGAGGACAATATGACGTAATTTAGATAGGCTggaaaagtgtcctcccagatgtttcgcgttctgagaaaactgggcataacgcatgtgcgttaagtgtcgtcccagattagcctgtgcagtccgcacaggccaatcagggacgacaccttccgcctaaattggatttttgctaagaagagacttcatttaaacgaaatatgtcataaaagcggaaagtgtcgtccttgattagcctgtgaggactgcacaggctaatctgagacgacactttacacacatgcattatgccctgttttctcagaacgcgactctccCAGATTATCATGgacggactgctcaggctaacctgggacggcactttacgcacatgcattaagccccgtttttccagagcgaggctcaattaaaATTGATCTCGCGTACACTTCGAAAACTGTTCACGTGTGTTCAATAGAAACTTTAAGTCCTACCCAAATGGTTATCAGTTAGGAACAATTATTCAATTGCGGTGCATGTACAAGAATCAAGAGTAAATACGGCGGCAAATATTCCGTATTGAAAGTCAAGATAAGATTTAATTAATGATGTATGAAAAATCGCATTTCATTTAGCAAAAATGTATACTTCGAGCCAACTTAGCTACCTACATTTGTACCTTCGCTtactttataatttataattttcgACTTTAACAATATGgcagtgtttttgtttaaataaaataaaagaattataaaaataaatgaaataaaatataaaatggcgGAAAATGTACACTGTTGGTTTTCTGGACGTTTCGTTTTGATTGCGGTCGCTTTAAGCAGTTTCAGATGCGCCACAGGTAATGTTGTTATTGGTTACAAAaccatatgagccttgctctgggaaaacggggtttactACCattacatgtgcctaaagtgtcgtcccttagtAACCAgttcagttcgcacaggctaatcatggacgacactttccgtctgaaCTGGatattcgctaagaagagacttcatttaatcggaaaaaaacacataaagcggaaagtgttgtccgtgataagcctgtgttggctgcacaggcttatctgggacgacacttgacgcacatgcattaagcccggttttcccagagcacggatAATACATTGGTATGTACCGTAATCATCATACGATGTGAGACACGTATAAAAATGACGATAAAACAAACGTGTCCCAGTTTCGACAATAATGCCTTTATTTTTTAGATATGCACATGTTTGATACATTAGTATTAACCCGTTTACAAGAAATTTTTATCCTTTTTATAATGATTGTTTTATCCATGTTGTTCATGTTAAACTGCATATAATTATAGGGACTTGTTCAccttttggtaaatttacaaaattgaaaacaattgatTCAGATCTGCatatgttcgttgtagttatgatatttgcgagaaaacactatactgaacatttaccatgctctacaatatccattgtatgtctcttttgacgattaaaaaacctgaaaattatatagcgttacaaacgcgaaacaattgaataatttggagagtaatattgttatcgttatattttggtGACATTTTTAATTTTGCtctaagggtcagtggttcgcgcACCGGTGTGGATTACCTTTTTTCTTtctataattttattcttgttttaaacTGTAGCTGTTTAATTCCGATgtgtaaatttatcaatttaaagcaacttcaaaacatgccaaactatgtgaacaagtcccttaacgCAACTTCATCAATTGACTTTAGCCTTTAGTAATATCCGATTCGTGAAATACTGTTTCAATAGTTAATGTGCATGTACAATTAGTGCAGTAGTGCATGTACATTCAATATCTATTATTTCTCTTTTAGGACAAACCAGGAATAACGAAGTCATCATTGTCAAGGAAACAGAACCCGTAGGTGTGTACTCATAGTTGTCGGGACAAGCTTTTCGGTATCTCACACATGAACAATTATGTTGTGGAGGTTgctcttaaaaaaagaaaagataaaaaaggaaattaaacatagaatcaaTACCGAGGCTGAATATAGTAAATACATCGAGCCTGTATATCTAGTTTTGTCGATTTCTATTGTTTGTAGGTCACATCAAAGCCAATCTTACAGACATCGTGACGTCGCGATAAcgcatatttgtttttgtatccATTTGTATTGGTTTTTGATTGACATGTAATTCTCATTCACTGGACCGAAATTTGCAATTGGACATCATGGTAACCCTGCATTTTTGATTTATTTGTATTGGTTGTTGcaggtcacgtgatagccaatctCACCGGAAGCGGAAACTGCAACGTGACGTCATACACACCCATTCGTTCCGATCGCTATTTCAACATGATTGAAAATTTCCTTACGCTGAAAGAAGAGTTGGATTTGGACGCGGGTCTCCAAAGTCAGGTATAACGCTTGCCGCATTACAATGCCGTCATATTTTTTACGTGACGTCCGATTTATCGACGTTATGTTTGATTGATATGACATTGTTTAGGATCCATGATTACCTTATATTCAAGCAATGTTTCACAAAAAGACATCAGTCATAAAAATGAGCAAACCATCTTTTGGTGAAGCGATTGTTTTCATATGCTTTTAAGTTGAGATTCAGTTTTAGatgtatattacatgttttaGGACCTAATTCTAAAGGTATTCCGCTAAAAAATCAGCTTACATAACAAAGAAAAAAAGTTTTCTATGTGCATCTATTTATGAGTTATAACCAAAGAAATTGTATTCTTTATGTACGATTTGTTTTTCCAGCTGGAAACTACGAATATCACAGTGAAAATCACATGTTACAAAAGCAGCCACGTAAGTTATTACCGGTTGATGTAAAGGAGCATCGTTTTATAACGTGACACATTGGGGGTATTTCGATTGTGTTTACATTATAATTAATTTAGTATAGGGAACGTGTATGTCAGTACTTTATTTTGTCGAGTTCCGCTTGCTCCAGCGATGCAATCAAAAATGAACAAAAACGAGCTTACAATCGTTTGACAACACAATTATCGGTTTGCAAAAAAGGGAGCGTAATGcggatatgtatttttatttaaaaacgcgTTTGTCTCCCTTAGAAAATCTAGAGAGTGCATGCGATACGTTCATGATTATTTGCAAGCGCAGATCATTCCCCTTGTCGCTAATGAATTTTGTAGCGTTGTAACGCTTAATGTTAAcctgataaaaaaaaataggtgTTTAAACCTTTTTACCTATAAACATAATTGGATCTTTTTGtagttttaaaatgtaaacttcacaATATTAAGAAAATCTTAAAATCTTTCTCAAATACGCCCCTGTATTTTTCAATAGAGTGAACTTTGTGCCAGTCATATAATGAAAAGAAACGCAGGATCAGAATATTACACTACCACGGCCatacatattgtttatattttattttaaataaattcacaAACTTGTATAAGGCGTacatttaacccattcatgcctagcgtcctgaaaaaaggacattgcaaacagcgtagacccagatgagacgccgcatgatgcggcgtctcatctgggtctgcgctgtttgcttaaagaaatttctgtaagagatattctaaatatagaaataaatataccagacacccctacttttggaaataaattgatccaatttagaaggatgggagagtccactgggaataaatgggttaaaaattaGCATGAGTTGTCTTATCAGCCC is from Dreissena polymorpha isolate Duluth1 chromosome 14, UMN_Dpol_1.0, whole genome shotgun sequence and encodes:
- the LOC127858859 gene encoding cadherin-22-like isoform X2 codes for the protein MSRVINTMSTRLLNINLLSHAHRNIAIFRFQTLHVSIEPVNEFPPYFFNRPYNITIPENTQVGASVFEVRSKMGDLDEPADVIKEFRLDQYLIPQYDGRRHFAMNSSTGVIESRDMIDYDTIGTTKFLMLKIVAMDIDGQEESTTLNITIMDVDDLTLRFLRKPCDDVTAMCDVTVYTAEIDRHFQGSLNVRPSHVHARDGDVGLNYDVTYSIEPDDGVVNINNFTEELSVASSFEMVKNMTSGETLSLTFNIMHFRRRKCPSGRGTPASH
- the LOC127858859 gene encoding cadherin-99C-like isoform X3, which encodes MGDLDEPADVIKEFRLDQYLIPQYDGRRHFAMNSSTGVIESRDMIDYDTIGTTKFLMLKIVAMDIDGQEESTTLNITIMDVDDLTLRFLRKPCDDVTAMCDVTVYTAEIDRHFQGSLNVRPSHVHARDGDVGLNYDVTYSIEPDDGVVNINNFTEELSVASSFEMVKNMTSGETLSLTFNIMHFRRRKCPSGRGTPASH
- the LOC127858860 gene encoding uncharacterized protein LOC127858860, translating into MAENVHCWFSGRFVLIAVALSSFRCATGQTRNNEVIIVKETEPVGHVIANLTGSGNCNVTSYTPIRSDRYFNMIENFLTLKEELDLDAGLQSQLETTNITVKITCYKSSHTLHVFIEPVNEFPPFFLDRPYYTTIPEV